In Coturnix japonica isolate 7356 chromosome 7, Coturnix japonica 2.1, whole genome shotgun sequence, one DNA window encodes the following:
- the LRRFIP1 gene encoding leucine-rich repeat flightless-interacting protein 1 isoform X4, translating into MHGRPSAVPETTLGEQAPVELLCELVIDSVHELHKQAEARLAAKRAARAEAREIRMKELERQQKEIYQVQKKYYGLDTKWGDIEQWMEDSERYSRRARRNASASDEDERMSVGSRGSLRSHVEYASAYPVAGLENERTKWKNYSKATNGYEEDVYGSSQNRKSSRASYYPDLGLHNSGYASTSQPSSQNGNWASVYDESVYSGSRRYSASSSRAPSEYSCYLGSGSRASSRASSARASPVIEERPEKDFEKGARTVSSLSAATLASLGGTSSRRGSGDTSISVDTEASIREIKDIYELKEQIQDVEGKYMQGLKEMKDSLAEVEEKYKKAMVSNAQLDNEKTNFMYQVDTLKDALLELEEQLAESRRQYEEKSKEFEREKHAHSILQFQFKEIKEALKQRDEMLAEIQQLQQKQQSYVREISDLQETIEWKDKKIGALERQKDFFDSIRSERDDLRDEVMMLKEQLKKHGIIPDSDIATNGDASDVLDNEGHLDSSKAVPGTPQALKTAGDGMLGKAKEVDMKNEIVEDVGKREILQNSEHEEHKEESEEQEVQTLHADENTRAENLIEEPDALSTVMLPDSRFCKALDQFCKPVSGNACSSDDSDADDLRKETQSADTAARQPVSKEVEQSNLNPRTAENSEMGSLQGQDFESPQEMHGELNAEHELEKAALQQEEGEDVEASCALSANEAEQAADSAGDSSEVVSDQSGLPELVDSQSEVVNVERCAETLQCSGESAGSKVTEVLEKTLVESKDCTDGTANETGGDRAGEQNEVGSAVQGEKMERDSTGSEGEESCGSCAPSDPNEEGDDQAQIQPVSSEDSEEALLEEQNMQEQTELKPAEKGGQEEVLTGNLEEYSDCAEKQEKASGESAGSANEAEVSALHQTEPDTDTVKEMVSQETSLDPVISDDETEETEMQTGVMSGKGEENRIEYLEHDRTEDLKSKAELQMVQCSKETTGDSEDEKNISLESEAQNVVKQGESKEEFVACHSVTSENQVDKETFKEDTKQSELADQQGDGFTSMEGTDNSLAQKAELDGSVSEQLRLEGQAEEEQEDEGDAFDFDEDSEQILETDEKRDGGESDAQSEEDDGTSSMIRKAAPTGEAGERTGKIKTSDTLTKDDGLQHKEGNESEEAGHSQEEASALKTDEKADVSAEGNEASDSNEVEKAPGDSGLEQDLESAGCNRAESKEDLRGGRKGKGKSRDDCTVS; encoded by the exons GAAGACAGTGAGCGCTATTCACGTAGAGCCCGAAGAAATGCCTCG GCTTCGGATGAAGATGAGCGCATGTCAGTGGGTAGCCGTGGAAGCCTGAGG TCTCATGTGGAGTATGCCAGCGCCTATCCAGTG GCTGGATTAGAGAATGAAAGGACCAAATGGAAGAACTACTCCAAAGCA ACCAATGGTTATGAGGAAGACGTGTATGGATCATCCCAGAATAGAAAATCTAGCAGG GCTTCATACTACCCTGATCTGGGTCTTCACAACAGTGGCTATGCTTCCACATCTCAGCCTTCTTCCCAAAATGGAAACTGG GCGTCTGTGTATGACGAGAGTGTTTACAGTGGGAGCCGTCGATATAGTGCCTCTAGTTCTCGTGCT CCTTCAGAGTACAGCTGTTACCTCGGTTCGGGATCTCGGGCGTCCTCGAGAGCCAGCTCTGCTCGGGCCAGTCCGGTG ATTGAGGAACGGCcagaaaaagattttgagaAG GGAGCACGTACTGTCTCAAGTCTGTCAGCAGCTACCTTAGCTTCCTTGGGTGGGACTTCTTCTCGAAGAGGCAGCGGGGATACATCCATCTCAGTGGATACAGAGGCATCTATTAGAGAAATCAAG GATATCTATGAGTTAAAGGAGCAGATTCAAGATGTAGAAGGCAAATACATGCAGggactgaaagaaatgaag GACTCTCTAGCTGAAGTTGAAGAGAAATATAAGAAGGCGATGGTTTCCAATGCTCAGCTAGacaatgagaaaacaaatttcatgTACCAAGTAGATACCCTGAAGGATGCACTCTTAGAATTAGAGGAACAGCTCGCAGAATCCAGGAGGCAATATGAAGAAAAGAGTAAA GAATTTGAGAGAGAGAAGCACGCTCATAGCATACTGCAGTTCCAATTTAAGGAAATCAAAGAGGCTTTGAAGCAAAGAGACGAAATGCTTGCA GAAATCCAACAGctgcaacagaaacagcagagctaTGTCAGGGAAATTTCTGATCTTCAGGAGACAATAGAgtggaaagacaaaaaaatagGG GCCTTAGAGAGGCAGAAAGATTTCTTTGATTCCATAAGGAGTGAGCGGGATGACCTTAGAGACGAAGTAATGATGCTGAAGGAGCAACTGAAG AAACATGGAATAATCCCAGACTCCGACATAGCCACCAATGGGGATGCATCAGATGTTCTCGATAACGAAGGACACTTGGATTCTTCCAAAGCTGTTCCAGGCACACCACAGGCATTAAAGACAGCAGGGGATGGCATGCTAG GCAAAGCCAAGGAAGTGGACATGAAAAATGAGATTGTGGAGGAtgtggggaaaagagaaatcttGCAGAATTCTGAGCATGAGGAACACAAAGAGGAGTCTGAGGAACAGGAAGTACAGACATTGCATGCTGATGAAAATACAAGGGCAGAAAACCTGATTGAAGAACCTGATGCTCTGTCAACAGTGATGTTACCAGATAGTAGGTTCTGTAAGGCTTTGGATCAGTTCTGTAAACCTGTGTCAGGGAATGCTTGTTCAAGTGATGATAGTGATGCAGATGATTTGAGAAAGGAGACACAGtcagcagacacagcagccCGGCAGCCTGTTAGCAAGGAGGTTGAACAGAGTAACTTAAACCCAAGGACAGCTGAGAACTCAGAAATGGGCTCACTGCAAGGTCAGGATTTTGAGAGTCCTCAGGAAATGCATGGTGAATTAAATGCAGAGCATGAACTGGAAAAAGCTGCTCTTCaacaggaagaaggagaggatgTGGAAGCTAGCTGTGCACTGAGTGCTAATGAGGCAGAACAAGCAGCAGACAGTGCAGGTGACAGCAGTGAGGTGGTTTCTGACCAGTCAGGGCTACCAGAGCTAGTGGACTCACAAAGTGAAGTGGTAAATGTAGAGCGCTGTGCTGAAACACTCCAGTGCTCAGGAGAAAGTGCTGGAAGCAAAGTTACAGAGGTCTTAGAAAAAACTCTTGTTGAAAGCAAAGACTGCACTGATGGAACAGCTAATGAAACTGGAGGTGATAGAGCTGGAGAACAAAATGAGGTTGGGAGTGCAGTTCAGggtgagaaaatggaaagagattCCACGGGCTCAGAAGGGGAGGAGTCATGTGGAAGCTGTGCCCCATCAGATCCAAATGAGGAGGGAGATGATCAGGCACAGATCCAGCCAGTTTCCTCAGAGGACAGTGAGGAAGCATTGTTAGAGGAACAGAATATGCAGGAACAAACGGAACTTAAGCCTGCTGAGAAAGGTGGACAGGAGGAAGTATTGACTGGAAACTTAGAGGAGTATTCAGATTGCgcagaaaagcaggagaaggCTTCAGGGGAGTCTGCAGGCTCTGCTAATGAGGCAGAAGTTAGTGCACTGCATCAGACAGAGCCAGACACGGACACTGTGAAAGAAATGGTGTCTCAGGAAACCAGTTTAGACCCAGTTATTTCAGATGATGAAactgaggaaacagaaatgcaaacaggaGTTATGtctgggaaaggagaggaaaatagaatagaatacTTAGAACATGATAGAACAGAAGACTTAAAATCAAAGGCAGAGCTTCAAATGGTTCAGtgcagcaaagaaacaacaggTGACTCAGaggatgagaaaaatatttctttagaaaGTGAAGCACAGAATGTAGTTAAACAAGGTGAATCTAAAGAGGAGTTTGTTGCATGTCACAGTGTAACTAGTGAGAATCAAGTTGATAAAGAAACGTTTAAAGAAGATACAAAGCAGTCAGAGCTCGCAGACCAGCAGGGTGATGGCTTTACTTCTATGGAAGGTACAGATAATTCTCTTGCACAGAAAGCTGAGCTGGATGGAAGTGTGAGTGAGCAACTTAGACTAGAGGGCCaagcagaggaagaacaagaagatGAAGGTGACGCATTTGATTTTGATGAGGATTCAGAACAGATACTGGAAACTGATGAAAAACGCGATGGAGGAGAATCTGATGCACAGAGTGAAGAGGATGACGGAACAAGCAGCATGATAAGAAAAGCTGCCCCTACAGGTGAAGCCGGAGAGAGAActggcaaaataaaaaccagtgACACCTTGACCAAAGATGATGGCTTACAGCATAAGGAAGGAAATGAGTCAGAAGAAGCAGGGCACTCGCAAGAGGAAGCGTCAGCACTGAAAACTGATGAGAAGGCTGATGTGTCGGCAGAGGGAAACGAAGCATCAGATTCTAATGAAGTGGAAAAGGCACCAGGTGACAGTGGTCTAGAACAGGATTTGGAGAGTGCCGGCTGTAACAGGGCTGAAAGCAAAGAGGATTTGCGAGGTGGTAGGAAGGGTAAGGGTAAATCCAGAGATGACTGTACAGTGTCCTGA
- the LRRFIP1 gene encoding leucine-rich repeat flightless-interacting protein 1 isoform X34 — protein sequence MGTQGAGRKRLPNRERLTAEDDALNQIAREAEARLAAKRAARAEAREIRMKELERQQKEIEERPEKDFEKGARTVSSLSAATLASLGGTSSRRGSGDTSISVDTEASIREIKDSLAEVEEKYKKAMVSNAQLDNEKTNFMYQVDTLKDALLELEEQLAESRRQYEEKSKEFEREKHAHSILQFQFKEIKEALKQRDEMLAKHGIIPDSDIATNGDASDVLDNEGHLDSSKAVPGTPQALKTAGDGMLGKAKEVDMKNEIVEDVGKREILQNSEHEEHKEESEEQEVQTLHADENTRAENLIEEPDALSTVMLPDSRFCKALDQFCKPVSGNACSSDDSDADDLRKETQSADTAARQPVSKEVEQSNLNPRTAENSEMGSLQGQDFESPQEMHGELNAEHELEKAALQQEEGEDVEASCALSANEAEQAADSAGDSSEVVSDQSGLPELVDSQSEVVNVERCAETLQCSGESAGSKVTEVLEKTLVESKDCTDGTANETGGDRAGEQNEVGSAVQGEKMERDSTGSEGEESCGSCAPSDPNEEGDDQAQIQPVSSEDSEEALLEEQNMQEQTELKPAEKGGQEEVLTGNLEEYSDCAEKQEKASGESAGSANEAEVSALHQTEPDTDTVKEMVSQETSLDPVISDDETEETEMQTGVMSGKGEENRIEYLEHDRTEDLKSKAELQMVQCSKETTGDSEDEKNISLESEAQNVVKQGESKEEFVACHSVTSENQVDKETFKEDTKQSELADQQGDGFTSMEGTDNSLAQKAELDGSVSEQLRLEGQAEEEQEDEGDAFDFDEDSEQILETDEKRDGGESDAQSEEDDGTSSMIRKAAPTGEAGERTGKIKTSDTLTKDDGLQHKEGNESEEAGHSQEEASALKTDEKADVSAEGNEASDSNEVEKAPGDSGLEQDLESAGCNRAESKEDLRGGRKGKGKSRDDCTVS from the exons ATTGAGGAACGGCcagaaaaagattttgagaAG GGAGCACGTACTGTCTCAAGTCTGTCAGCAGCTACCTTAGCTTCCTTGGGTGGGACTTCTTCTCGAAGAGGCAGCGGGGATACATCCATCTCAGTGGATACAGAGGCATCTATTAGAGAAATCAAG GACTCTCTAGCTGAAGTTGAAGAGAAATATAAGAAGGCGATGGTTTCCAATGCTCAGCTAGacaatgagaaaacaaatttcatgTACCAAGTAGATACCCTGAAGGATGCACTCTTAGAATTAGAGGAACAGCTCGCAGAATCCAGGAGGCAATATGAAGAAAAGAGTAAA GAATTTGAGAGAGAGAAGCACGCTCATAGCATACTGCAGTTCCAATTTAAGGAAATCAAAGAGGCTTTGAAGCAAAGAGACGAAATGCTTGCA AAACATGGAATAATCCCAGACTCCGACATAGCCACCAATGGGGATGCATCAGATGTTCTCGATAACGAAGGACACTTGGATTCTTCCAAAGCTGTTCCAGGCACACCACAGGCATTAAAGACAGCAGGGGATGGCATGCTAG GCAAAGCCAAGGAAGTGGACATGAAAAATGAGATTGTGGAGGAtgtggggaaaagagaaatcttGCAGAATTCTGAGCATGAGGAACACAAAGAGGAGTCTGAGGAACAGGAAGTACAGACATTGCATGCTGATGAAAATACAAGGGCAGAAAACCTGATTGAAGAACCTGATGCTCTGTCAACAGTGATGTTACCAGATAGTAGGTTCTGTAAGGCTTTGGATCAGTTCTGTAAACCTGTGTCAGGGAATGCTTGTTCAAGTGATGATAGTGATGCAGATGATTTGAGAAAGGAGACACAGtcagcagacacagcagccCGGCAGCCTGTTAGCAAGGAGGTTGAACAGAGTAACTTAAACCCAAGGACAGCTGAGAACTCAGAAATGGGCTCACTGCAAGGTCAGGATTTTGAGAGTCCTCAGGAAATGCATGGTGAATTAAATGCAGAGCATGAACTGGAAAAAGCTGCTCTTCaacaggaagaaggagaggatgTGGAAGCTAGCTGTGCACTGAGTGCTAATGAGGCAGAACAAGCAGCAGACAGTGCAGGTGACAGCAGTGAGGTGGTTTCTGACCAGTCAGGGCTACCAGAGCTAGTGGACTCACAAAGTGAAGTGGTAAATGTAGAGCGCTGTGCTGAAACACTCCAGTGCTCAGGAGAAAGTGCTGGAAGCAAAGTTACAGAGGTCTTAGAAAAAACTCTTGTTGAAAGCAAAGACTGCACTGATGGAACAGCTAATGAAACTGGAGGTGATAGAGCTGGAGAACAAAATGAGGTTGGGAGTGCAGTTCAGggtgagaaaatggaaagagattCCACGGGCTCAGAAGGGGAGGAGTCATGTGGAAGCTGTGCCCCATCAGATCCAAATGAGGAGGGAGATGATCAGGCACAGATCCAGCCAGTTTCCTCAGAGGACAGTGAGGAAGCATTGTTAGAGGAACAGAATATGCAGGAACAAACGGAACTTAAGCCTGCTGAGAAAGGTGGACAGGAGGAAGTATTGACTGGAAACTTAGAGGAGTATTCAGATTGCgcagaaaagcaggagaaggCTTCAGGGGAGTCTGCAGGCTCTGCTAATGAGGCAGAAGTTAGTGCACTGCATCAGACAGAGCCAGACACGGACACTGTGAAAGAAATGGTGTCTCAGGAAACCAGTTTAGACCCAGTTATTTCAGATGATGAAactgaggaaacagaaatgcaaacaggaGTTATGtctgggaaaggagaggaaaatagaatagaatacTTAGAACATGATAGAACAGAAGACTTAAAATCAAAGGCAGAGCTTCAAATGGTTCAGtgcagcaaagaaacaacaggTGACTCAGaggatgagaaaaatatttctttagaaaGTGAAGCACAGAATGTAGTTAAACAAGGTGAATCTAAAGAGGAGTTTGTTGCATGTCACAGTGTAACTAGTGAGAATCAAGTTGATAAAGAAACGTTTAAAGAAGATACAAAGCAGTCAGAGCTCGCAGACCAGCAGGGTGATGGCTTTACTTCTATGGAAGGTACAGATAATTCTCTTGCACAGAAAGCTGAGCTGGATGGAAGTGTGAGTGAGCAACTTAGACTAGAGGGCCaagcagaggaagaacaagaagatGAAGGTGACGCATTTGATTTTGATGAGGATTCAGAACAGATACTGGAAACTGATGAAAAACGCGATGGAGGAGAATCTGATGCACAGAGTGAAGAGGATGACGGAACAAGCAGCATGATAAGAAAAGCTGCCCCTACAGGTGAAGCCGGAGAGAGAActggcaaaataaaaaccagtgACACCTTGACCAAAGATGATGGCTTACAGCATAAGGAAGGAAATGAGTCAGAAGAAGCAGGGCACTCGCAAGAGGAAGCGTCAGCACTGAAAACTGATGAGAAGGCTGATGTGTCGGCAGAGGGAAACGAAGCATCAGATTCTAATGAAGTGGAAAAGGCACCAGGTGACAGTGGTCTAGAACAGGATTTGGAGAGTGCCGGCTGTAACAGGGCTGAAAGCAAAGAGGATTTGCGAGGTGGTAGGAAGGGTAAGGGTAAATCCAGAGATGACTGTACAGTGTCCTGA
- the LRRFIP1 gene encoding leucine-rich repeat flightless-interacting protein 1 isoform X15, whose translation MKELERQQKEIYQVQKKYYGLDTKWGDIEQWMEDSERYSRRARRNASASDEDERMSVGSRGSLRSHVEYASAYPVAGLENERTKWKNYSKATNGYEEDVYGSSQNRKSSRASYYPDLGLHNSGYASTSQPSSQNGNWPSLLYSDALPARSYRASVYDESVYSGSRRYSASSSRAPSEYSCYLGSGSRASSRASSARASPVIEERPEKDFEKGARTVSSLSAATLASLGGTSSRRGSGDTSISVDTEASIREIKDIYELKEQIQDVEGKYMQGLKEMKDSLAEVEEKYKKAMVSNAQLDNEKTNFMYQVDTLKDALLELEEQLAESRRQYEEKSKEFEREKHAHSILQFQFKEIKEALKQRDEMLAEIQQLQQKQQSYVREISDLQETIEWKDKKIGALERQKDFFDSIRSERDDLRDEVMMLKEQLKKHGIIPDSDIATNGDASDVLDNEGHLDSSKAVPGTPQALKTAGDGMLGKAKEVDMKNEIVEDVGKREILQNSEHEEHKEESEEQEVQTLHADENTRAENLIEEPDALSTVMLPDSRFCKALDQFCKPVSGNACSSDDSDADDLRKETQSADTAARQPVSKEVEQSNLNPRTAENSEMGSLQGQDFESPQEMHGELNAEHELEKAALQQEEGEDVEASCALSANEAEQAADSAGDSSEVVSDQSGLPELVDSQSEVVNVERCAETLQCSGESAGSKVTEVLEKTLVESKDCTDGTANETGGDRAGEQNEVGSAVQGEKMERDSTGSEGEESCGSCAPSDPNEEGDDQAQIQPVSSEDSEEALLEEQNMQEQTELKPAEKGGQEEVLTGNLEEYSDCAEKQEKASGESAGSANEAEVSALHQTEPDTDTVKEMVSQETSLDPVISDDETEETEMQTGVMSGKGEENRIEYLEHDRTEDLKSKAELQMVQCSKETTGDSEDEKNISLESEAQNVVKQGESKEEFVACHSVTSENQVDKETFKEDTKQSELADQQGDGFTSMEGTDNSLAQKAELDGSVSEQLRLEGQAEEEQEDEGDAFDFDEDSEQILETDEKRDGGESDAQSEEDDGTSSMIRKAAPTGEAGERTGKIKTSDTLTKDDGLQHKEGNESEEAGHSQEEASALKTDEKADVSAEGNEASDSNEVEKAPGDSGLEQDLESAGCNRAESKEDLRGGRKGKGKSRDDCTVS comes from the exons GAAGACAGTGAGCGCTATTCACGTAGAGCCCGAAGAAATGCCTCG GCTTCGGATGAAGATGAGCGCATGTCAGTGGGTAGCCGTGGAAGCCTGAGG TCTCATGTGGAGTATGCCAGCGCCTATCCAGTG GCTGGATTAGAGAATGAAAGGACCAAATGGAAGAACTACTCCAAAGCA ACCAATGGTTATGAGGAAGACGTGTATGGATCATCCCAGAATAGAAAATCTAGCAGG GCTTCATACTACCCTGATCTGGGTCTTCACAACAGTGGCTATGCTTCCACATCTCAGCCTTCTTCCCAAAATGGAAACTGG CCCTCCTTGCTGTACAGCGATGCCCTGCCAGCCAGAAGTTACAGG GCGTCTGTGTATGACGAGAGTGTTTACAGTGGGAGCCGTCGATATAGTGCCTCTAGTTCTCGTGCT CCTTCAGAGTACAGCTGTTACCTCGGTTCGGGATCTCGGGCGTCCTCGAGAGCCAGCTCTGCTCGGGCCAGTCCGGTG ATTGAGGAACGGCcagaaaaagattttgagaAG GGAGCACGTACTGTCTCAAGTCTGTCAGCAGCTACCTTAGCTTCCTTGGGTGGGACTTCTTCTCGAAGAGGCAGCGGGGATACATCCATCTCAGTGGATACAGAGGCATCTATTAGAGAAATCAAG GATATCTATGAGTTAAAGGAGCAGATTCAAGATGTAGAAGGCAAATACATGCAGggactgaaagaaatgaag GACTCTCTAGCTGAAGTTGAAGAGAAATATAAGAAGGCGATGGTTTCCAATGCTCAGCTAGacaatgagaaaacaaatttcatgTACCAAGTAGATACCCTGAAGGATGCACTCTTAGAATTAGAGGAACAGCTCGCAGAATCCAGGAGGCAATATGAAGAAAAGAGTAAA GAATTTGAGAGAGAGAAGCACGCTCATAGCATACTGCAGTTCCAATTTAAGGAAATCAAAGAGGCTTTGAAGCAAAGAGACGAAATGCTTGCA GAAATCCAACAGctgcaacagaaacagcagagctaTGTCAGGGAAATTTCTGATCTTCAGGAGACAATAGAgtggaaagacaaaaaaatagGG GCCTTAGAGAGGCAGAAAGATTTCTTTGATTCCATAAGGAGTGAGCGGGATGACCTTAGAGACGAAGTAATGATGCTGAAGGAGCAACTGAAG AAACATGGAATAATCCCAGACTCCGACATAGCCACCAATGGGGATGCATCAGATGTTCTCGATAACGAAGGACACTTGGATTCTTCCAAAGCTGTTCCAGGCACACCACAGGCATTAAAGACAGCAGGGGATGGCATGCTAG GCAAAGCCAAGGAAGTGGACATGAAAAATGAGATTGTGGAGGAtgtggggaaaagagaaatcttGCAGAATTCTGAGCATGAGGAACACAAAGAGGAGTCTGAGGAACAGGAAGTACAGACATTGCATGCTGATGAAAATACAAGGGCAGAAAACCTGATTGAAGAACCTGATGCTCTGTCAACAGTGATGTTACCAGATAGTAGGTTCTGTAAGGCTTTGGATCAGTTCTGTAAACCTGTGTCAGGGAATGCTTGTTCAAGTGATGATAGTGATGCAGATGATTTGAGAAAGGAGACACAGtcagcagacacagcagccCGGCAGCCTGTTAGCAAGGAGGTTGAACAGAGTAACTTAAACCCAAGGACAGCTGAGAACTCAGAAATGGGCTCACTGCAAGGTCAGGATTTTGAGAGTCCTCAGGAAATGCATGGTGAATTAAATGCAGAGCATGAACTGGAAAAAGCTGCTCTTCaacaggaagaaggagaggatgTGGAAGCTAGCTGTGCACTGAGTGCTAATGAGGCAGAACAAGCAGCAGACAGTGCAGGTGACAGCAGTGAGGTGGTTTCTGACCAGTCAGGGCTACCAGAGCTAGTGGACTCACAAAGTGAAGTGGTAAATGTAGAGCGCTGTGCTGAAACACTCCAGTGCTCAGGAGAAAGTGCTGGAAGCAAAGTTACAGAGGTCTTAGAAAAAACTCTTGTTGAAAGCAAAGACTGCACTGATGGAACAGCTAATGAAACTGGAGGTGATAGAGCTGGAGAACAAAATGAGGTTGGGAGTGCAGTTCAGggtgagaaaatggaaagagattCCACGGGCTCAGAAGGGGAGGAGTCATGTGGAAGCTGTGCCCCATCAGATCCAAATGAGGAGGGAGATGATCAGGCACAGATCCAGCCAGTTTCCTCAGAGGACAGTGAGGAAGCATTGTTAGAGGAACAGAATATGCAGGAACAAACGGAACTTAAGCCTGCTGAGAAAGGTGGACAGGAGGAAGTATTGACTGGAAACTTAGAGGAGTATTCAGATTGCgcagaaaagcaggagaaggCTTCAGGGGAGTCTGCAGGCTCTGCTAATGAGGCAGAAGTTAGTGCACTGCATCAGACAGAGCCAGACACGGACACTGTGAAAGAAATGGTGTCTCAGGAAACCAGTTTAGACCCAGTTATTTCAGATGATGAAactgaggaaacagaaatgcaaacaggaGTTATGtctgggaaaggagaggaaaatagaatagaatacTTAGAACATGATAGAACAGAAGACTTAAAATCAAAGGCAGAGCTTCAAATGGTTCAGtgcagcaaagaaacaacaggTGACTCAGaggatgagaaaaatatttctttagaaaGTGAAGCACAGAATGTAGTTAAACAAGGTGAATCTAAAGAGGAGTTTGTTGCATGTCACAGTGTAACTAGTGAGAATCAAGTTGATAAAGAAACGTTTAAAGAAGATACAAAGCAGTCAGAGCTCGCAGACCAGCAGGGTGATGGCTTTACTTCTATGGAAGGTACAGATAATTCTCTTGCACAGAAAGCTGAGCTGGATGGAAGTGTGAGTGAGCAACTTAGACTAGAGGGCCaagcagaggaagaacaagaagatGAAGGTGACGCATTTGATTTTGATGAGGATTCAGAACAGATACTGGAAACTGATGAAAAACGCGATGGAGGAGAATCTGATGCACAGAGTGAAGAGGATGACGGAACAAGCAGCATGATAAGAAAAGCTGCCCCTACAGGTGAAGCCGGAGAGAGAActggcaaaataaaaaccagtgACACCTTGACCAAAGATGATGGCTTACAGCATAAGGAAGGAAATGAGTCAGAAGAAGCAGGGCACTCGCAAGAGGAAGCGTCAGCACTGAAAACTGATGAGAAGGCTGATGTGTCGGCAGAGGGAAACGAAGCATCAGATTCTAATGAAGTGGAAAAGGCACCAGGTGACAGTGGTCTAGAACAGGATTTGGAGAGTGCCGGCTGTAACAGGGCTGAAAGCAAAGAGGATTTGCGAGGTGGTAGGAAGGGTAAGGGTAAATCCAGAGATGACTGTACAGTGTCCTGA